A DNA window from Setaria viridis chromosome 2, Setaria_viridis_v4.0, whole genome shotgun sequence contains the following coding sequences:
- the LOC140221750 gene encoding uncharacterized protein: protein MPQGDHIELHQKRHGRRLDYEERKRKREARKVHRLSKDAQKLLGAKGKRFAKKRYAEKAQMKKTLKMHDESTSRQKADDVQEGALPPYLLDRDQTQRAKVLSNTIKQKRKEKAGKWDVPLPKVRPVAEEEMFKVLRTGKRKTKQWKRMVTKATFVGAGFTRKPPKYERFIRPTGLRFTKAHVTHPELKCTFNLDIISVKKNPNGPMYTSLGVMTRGTIIEVNVSELGLVTPAGKVVWGKYAQVTNNPENDGCINAVLLV from the exons ATG CCGCAGGGAGACCACATAGAGCTGCACCAGAAGCGCCATGGGCGGCGCCTGGACTACGAGGAGCGCAAGCGCAAGCGCGAGGCGCGCAAGGTGCACAGACTTTCGAAGGATGCCCAGAAG TTGCTTGGTGCTAAAGGTAAGAGGTTCGCCAAGAAACGGTATGCCGAGAAGGCGCAGATGAAGAAGAC CCTGAAAATGCACGATGAATCAACTTCACGGCAGAAGGCTGATGATGTCCAAGAGGGTGCCCTTCCTCCGTATCTGCTGGATCGTGATCAGACACAGCGTGCCAAG GTTCTTAGCAACACAATCAAgcaaaagaggaaggaaaaggcTGGCAAATGGGATGTTCCCTTGCCAAAG GTCAGACCTgtagctgaagaagagatgTTTAAGGTTCTGCGAACTGGCAAGCGAAAAA CCAAGCAGTGGAAGAGAATGGTTACTAAAGCCACCTTTGTTGGAGCTGGGTTTACAAGGAAGCCGCCAAAGTATGAACGGTTCATCCGGCCAACTGGTCTGCGTTTCACTAAAGCTCATGTGACTCACCCAGAACTGAAATGTACTTTCAACCTGGACATTATTTCTGTGAAGAAAAACCCAAATGGTCCAATGTACACTTCTCTTGGTGTTATGACAAGGGGAACAATCATTGAG GTGAATGTTAGTGAACTTGGTCTGGTAACTCCTGCTGGAAAAGTTGTTTGGG GTAAATACGCCCAAGTAACAAACAACCCAGAGAATGATGGGTGTATCAATGCTGTCTTGTTAGTGTAG